One part of the Hydrogenobacter sp. genome encodes these proteins:
- a CDS encoding ammonia-forming cytochrome c nitrite reductase subunit c552 — translation MRWVIKNSCARVIFITLALLFSCKDRYDTVEEYWKRPIKPNGEPPKTYSALEASLDPKACGSCHAEKYTEWQQSLHSKTISSGLLWQMRMMDQLSANKCMDCHAPLSEQKALMAIYMNYPSRPQKPAPAYITDNLHLQGVICAACHVREHTRYGPPPTKTLPSVVPHGGFKIRDFFQDSKFCAACHQFPPNGEKTNGKLRQDTYEEWKKSIFYSRGITCQSCHMPDRKHTWKGIHDRNMVLSALRIEVWVEEGNFNIELTNVGAGHNLPTYMVPKIVVRVFQKDRKIIKGIVGWMVNEYDLGKEMFDTRIAPNRSLIFTGKLIDKKEPIKVLIIVEPEEHYYRAFGRYLKDNKNNLSPIVLSLLEDAVKRARKTNYILLSSILNPERLTKGRYILNYGTTF, via the coding sequence ATGCGGTGGGTAATAAAAAATTCGTGTGCAAGGGTTATCTTCATTACCCTTGCCCTTCTTTTTTCTTGTAAGGATAGGTATGATACAGTAGAAGAATACTGGAAGAGACCTATAAAACCTAACGGTGAACCTCCAAAAACTTATTCAGCATTAGAAGCATCCTTAGATCCAAAGGCATGCGGTTCTTGCCATGCAGAAAAGTATACGGAATGGCAACAGAGCCTGCACTCCAAAACAATATCTTCAGGTTTGTTGTGGCAAATGAGGATGATGGACCAGTTATCGGCGAATAAGTGTATGGATTGTCACGCTCCTTTATCCGAGCAGAAAGCCTTGATGGCTATTTACATGAATTATCCATCAAGACCTCAAAAACCTGCGCCTGCATATATTACAGATAATCTGCATCTGCAGGGTGTAATATGTGCTGCATGCCATGTAAGAGAACATACGAGATATGGTCCACCCCCAACCAAAACCCTACCTTCTGTGGTTCCTCACGGAGGTTTTAAGATAAGAGATTTTTTTCAGGATAGTAAATTTTGTGCGGCATGCCATCAATTTCCCCCAAATGGTGAAAAAACCAACGGAAAACTCAGACAAGATACCTACGAGGAATGGAAAAAATCAATTTTTTATTCAAGAGGTATTACATGTCAAAGTTGTCATATGCCAGATAGAAAGCATACATGGAAAGGAATACATGATAGGAACATGGTGCTAAGTGCTCTAAGAATAGAGGTATGGGTAGAAGAGGGGAATTTTAATATAGAACTTACAAATGTTGGTGCGGGACATAACTTGCCCACTTATATGGTACCTAAGATAGTTGTGAGGGTTTTTCAGAAGGACAGAAAGATTATTAAAGGTATTGTTGGTTGGATGGTTAACGAATATGATTTGGGTAAAGAAATGTTTGATACGCGTATAGCTCCGAATAGATCTTTAATCTTTACAGGTAAACTGATTGATAAAAAAGAACCAATAAAAGTGCTTATAATTGTGGAACCTGAGGAGCATTATTACAGGGCTTTTGGTAGATATCTAAAAGATAACAAAAATAATTTATCACCCATTGTATTAAGCCTTTTGGAAGATGCAGTCAAAAGAGCAAGAAAAACAAATTATATACTTTTAAGCTCAATACTGAATCCGGAAAGATTAACTAAAGGAAGATATATTTTAAATTATG